From one Fusobacterium mortiferum ATCC 9817 genomic stretch:
- the wecB gene encoding non-hydrolyzing UDP-N-acetylglucosamine 2-epimerase produces MEKLKLMTILGTRPEIIRLSEIIKKADKYFDHILVHTGQNWDYTLNKVFFDDLELREPDYYLGSVGNNLGETIGNIIAKSYEVLLKEKPDALLLLGDTNSALSAIAAKRLKVPIFHMEAGNRCFDQNLPEEINRKIVDHISDINLPYTENSRRYLLSEGFRKEHVFVTGSPMTEVLEVNKEKIEKSNILTKLNLEKNKYILLSTHREENVDNEKNFNNLVESINSVAEKYQMPIIFSVHPRTQKKLKERNIKFNSLVRELKPFGFFDYCNLQENSFCVLSDSGTLSEESAILKFPAISIRTSTERPEVIDKGNIILAGIKKDEILSSLEIATEMFKDENRNVEPYDYLDNNVSDKVIKVIRSYTNIVNRVIWGKNNG; encoded by the coding sequence ATGGAAAAATTAAAGTTAATGACTATTTTAGGAACAAGACCAGAAATTATAAGATTATCAGAAATTATAAAAAAAGCAGATAAATATTTTGATCATATATTAGTTCATACAGGACAGAATTGGGATTATACATTAAACAAAGTATTTTTTGATGATTTGGAATTGAGAGAACCAGATTATTATTTAGGTTCAGTTGGAAATAATTTAGGAGAAACTATTGGAAATATTATTGCTAAATCCTATGAGGTACTATTAAAAGAAAAACCAGATGCTTTGTTACTCCTTGGTGATACTAATAGTGCTTTATCAGCTATTGCTGCTAAGAGATTAAAAGTACCTATTTTTCATATGGAAGCTGGTAATAGATGTTTTGATCAGAATTTACCAGAAGAAATAAATAGAAAAATAGTAGATCATATAAGTGATATAAATCTTCCATACACAGAAAATAGTAGGAGATATTTATTATCAGAAGGATTTAGAAAAGAACATGTTTTTGTAACAGGATCTCCTATGACAGAAGTGTTAGAAGTAAATAAAGAGAAAATAGAGAAAAGTAATATCTTAACAAAATTAAATTTAGAAAAAAATAAGTATATTCTTTTAAGTACTCATAGAGAAGAAAATGTAGATAATGAGAAAAATTTTAATAATTTAGTTGAAAGTATCAATAGTGTAGCTGAAAAATATCAGATGCCTATAATTTTTTCTGTTCATCCAAGAACTCAAAAAAAATTAAAAGAAAGAAATATAAAGTTTAATTCGTTGGTAAGAGAATTAAAACCATTTGGATTTTTTGATTACTGTAATTTACAAGAGAACTCTTTCTGTGTGCTTTCAGATAGTGGAACATTAAGTGAAGAATCAGCTATTTTAAAATTTCCAGCAATCTCTATAAGAACAAGTACAGAAAGACCAGAAGTAATAGATAAAGGAAATATAATATTAGCTGGAATAAAAAAAGATGAAATATTATCTTCTTTAGAAATAGCTACAGAGATGTTTAAGGATGAAAATAGAAATGTAGAACCCTATGACTATTTAGATAACAATGTATCAGATAAAGTTATAAAAGTTATAAGAAGTTATACGAATATTGTAAATAGAGTAATATGGGGGAAAAATAATGGATAA
- a CDS encoding polysaccharide biosynthesis protein, protein MFTRKTLLITGGTGSFGNAVLRRFLKTDIGEIRIFSRDEKKQDDMRKIYNNPKLKFYIGDVRDYNSVLDAMRGVDFVFHAAALKQVPSCEFYPIQAVQTNVLGTENVLNAAIASGVKRVVCLSTDKAAYPINAMGMSKALMEKVIVAKGRNLKDSETTICLTRYGNVMASRGSVIPLFIDQMRKGNPITITDPKMTRFMMSLDQAVDLVLFAFKNGKSGDLFIQKSPAATIELLAHTIKNLFNRPEHEVKIIGTRHGEKLYEVLMTKEERVRAIDMGNYFRVPADDRDLNYSKYFEQGQEVITQAEEYNSHNTYRLNEEELKNMLFELTEIQDDLKEFGVK, encoded by the coding sequence ATATTTACAAGAAAGACATTATTAATAACAGGTGGTACAGGTTCTTTTGGAAATGCTGTATTAAGAAGATTTTTAAAAACAGATATTGGAGAGATTAGAATTTTCTCAAGAGATGAAAAGAAACAAGATGATATGAGAAAGATATATAATAATCCTAAACTAAAATTCTATATAGGAGATGTAAGAGACTATAACTCTGTTTTAGATGCGATGAGAGGAGTAGATTTTGTATTCCATGCTGCTGCATTAAAACAAGTTCCATCTTGTGAATTTTATCCAATACAAGCTGTACAAACAAATGTATTAGGGACTGAAAATGTATTAAATGCTGCTATAGCTAGTGGTGTAAAAAGAGTAGTATGTCTAAGTACAGATAAAGCTGCTTATCCTATAAATGCTATGGGAATGTCTAAGGCACTAATGGAGAAAGTAATAGTAGCTAAAGGAAGAAACTTAAAAGATAGTGAGACTACTATATGTTTGACTAGATATGGAAATGTAATGGCTTCAAGAGGTTCTGTAATTCCATTATTTATAGATCAAATGAGAAAAGGAAATCCAATAACAATAACTGACCCTAAAATGACTAGATTTATGATGAGCTTAGATCAAGCAGTAGATTTAGTGCTATTTGCTTTTAAAAATGGAAAAAGTGGAGATTTATTTATTCAAAAATCTCCAGCAGCAACAATAGAATTACTAGCTCATACTATAAAAAATCTATTTAATAGACCAGAGCATGAAGTAAAAATAATAGGAACTAGACATGGAGAGAAACTATATGAAGTTCTTATGACTAAGGAAGAAAGAGTAAGAGCTATTGATATGGGAAATTATTTTAGAGTACCAGCAGATGATAGAGACTTAAATTATTCTAAATATTTTGAACAAGGACAAGAAGTTATAACTCAAGCAGAAGAATATAATTCTCATAATACTTATAGATTAAATGAAGAAGAATTAAAAAATATGCTTTTTGAATTAACTGAAATCCAAGATGATTTAAAAGAGTTTGGAGTGAAATAG
- a CDS encoding glycosyltransferase family 4 protein produces the protein MNFLFLTHKFPKGKKNTCLEKDFIKKLIEKGHNVYVATPTERRMKEETHLYQEEGAKILYVKTGNRTKEYNLIEKICTILSTPFLMNKEIKRYFKDIHVDYIVSYTPFMSNLNLIKSLTNYYSCKNVLFLWDIMPQTAKDMGIIKNNLIFNHMKNKEKKLYQYVDKIICNCDEAKNYILKNNYKKEQDILFIRNPEYIQSEDLKNLNLREKYGYSQNEKVFIFGGNMGMLQKLDNLLDLAKNMINDKEIKFLLIGDGKDKLSLEKRVEKEKITNVKILNVVPREEYENLVSEMNAGLICLSEKNTVPNFPTKVTAYLKLGLPMFAMLDKSAAKGVGKYIDDNQIGIWSKAGELEETTLKFKEFLKNIESTKYSKEYLKSIYKKDFDIEKAYEIFIKEIE, from the coding sequence ATGAATTTTTTATTTTTAACACATAAATTTCCAAAAGGTAAAAAAAATACATGTTTAGAAAAAGATTTTATAAAAAAATTAATTGAAAAAGGTCATAATGTATATGTAGCTACTCCAACAGAAAGAAGAATGAAAGAAGAAACTCATTTGTATCAAGAGGAAGGAGCAAAGATTTTATATGTAAAAACAGGAAATAGAACAAAGGAATATAATCTGATAGAAAAAATATGTACTATTCTTTCAACTCCATTTTTGATGAATAAAGAAATAAAAAGATATTTTAAAGATATACATGTTGATTATATAGTTAGTTATACTCCGTTTATGTCAAATTTAAATTTAATAAAGTCACTGACAAATTACTATTCCTGTAAAAATGTTTTATTTTTATGGGATATTATGCCACAAACAGCAAAAGATATGGGAATAATAAAAAATAATTTGATTTTTAATCATATGAAAAATAAAGAGAAAAAATTATATCAATATGTAGATAAAATAATTTGTAATTGTGATGAGGCTAAAAATTATATTTTAAAAAATAATTATAAAAAAGAACAGGATATCTTATTTATTAGAAATCCAGAATATATTCAAAGCGAAGATTTAAAGAATTTAAATTTAAGAGAAAAATATGGATATAGTCAAAACGAAAAGGTTTTTATTTTTGGCGGAAATATGGGAATGCTTCAAAAATTAGATAACTTATTAGATTTAGCCAAAAATATGATAAATGATAAAGAGATAAAGTTTTTGCTAATAGGAGATGGAAAAGATAAACTTTCATTAGAAAAAAGAGTAGAAAAAGAAAAAATAACAAATGTAAAAATATTAAATGTAGTTCCAAGAGAAGAATATGAAAATTTAGTAAGTGAAATGAATGCAGGGCTGATATGTTTGAGTGAAAAAAATACAGTGCCTAATTTTCCAACAAAAGTTACAGCTTATTTAAAGTTAGGTTTGCCAATGTTTGCTATGTTAGATAAATCAGCAGCTAAAGGTGTTGGAAAATATATTGATGATAATCAAATAGGAATTTGGAGTAAGGCAGGAGAATTAGAAGAAACAACTTTAAAGTTTAAAGAATTTTTAAAAAATATTGAATCAACTAAATATTCAAAGGAGTATTTAAAAAGCATATATAAAAAAGATTTTGATATAGAGAAAGCTTATGAAATTTTTATAAAGGAGATAGAGTAA
- a CDS encoding exopolysaccharide biosynthesis polyprenyl glycosylphosphotransferase, which yields MKRQVAKVVMIIMQFIFYFVVNELFDVPDRIMYNTFFIYLALNLTKNMYSFKTILIWEELRKLLLVHAEYLIIMLINDLAFWGMKFIPVHLFVGLTFTFFNIFIIRFIRTVFRKNLEKSLLIIGIGNTANQITRIIRDNNTFTMYKLLGYISANSIEGVNQDVHVEKDRVIGTYEDLDKILDENKVNEVLIALPLADNEQMEEIINKLDGRVDKIKFIPRFCGTFTFNSQVENYDGIMVISAKINFVKGITRVIKRVVDFFIGLIGTLSLIPLTIFVYLKTDKEERKTGLFFTQERIGHRGKKIKIYKYRSMVVGADKILEEMMAKDEKIREEYEKNKKLKNDPRVTKIGDFLRRTSMDEFPQFINVLKGEMSFVGPRPYLFREKKDMKHYYEKIIQAKPGITGMWQTHGRSDTDFDERLVLDEYYYRNWCLWLDVVIIVKTIKNVIYKKGAC from the coding sequence ATGAAAAGACAGGTAGCAAAAGTTGTAATGATAATAATGCAGTTTATCTTCTATTTTGTAGTGAATGAACTGTTTGATGTGCCAGATAGAATAATGTATAATACATTTTTTATTTATCTGGCTTTAAATTTAACCAAAAATATGTATTCTTTTAAAACTATTCTAATATGGGAAGAATTGAGAAAACTCCTATTAGTTCATGCTGAGTATCTAATAATTATGCTTATTAATGACTTGGCTTTCTGGGGTATGAAATTTATTCCTGTACACCTTTTTGTAGGACTTACTTTTACATTCTTTAATATTTTCATAATTAGATTTATAAGGACAGTATTTAGAAAAAATCTTGAGAAGAGCTTGTTGATAATAGGGATAGGAAATACCGCTAATCAAATAACAAGGATAATAAGAGATAATAATACCTTTACTATGTATAAACTACTTGGATATATCTCGGCTAATAGTATAGAGGGAGTAAACCAAGATGTACATGTAGAAAAAGATAGAGTGATAGGTACTTATGAGGATTTGGATAAAATCTTAGATGAGAATAAGGTAAATGAGGTACTTATAGCTTTACCATTAGCAGACAATGAGCAAATGGAAGAGATAATTAATAAACTAGATGGTAGAGTAGATAAAATTAAGTTTATTCCAAGATTTTGTGGAACATTTACTTTTAATTCTCAAGTTGAAAATTATGATGGAATAATGGTAATTTCAGCTAAGATAAACTTTGTTAAAGGAATAACAAGAGTTATAAAAAGAGTTGTAGATTTCTTTATAGGATTAATAGGTACACTATCATTGATACCATTGACTATATTTGTATATTTAAAAACTGATAAAGAAGAAAGAAAAACTGGACTATTTTTTACTCAAGAGAGAATAGGACATAGAGGTAAAAAGATAAAAATATATAAATACAGAAGTATGGTAGTAGGTGCAGATAAAATCTTAGAAGAGATGATGGCTAAGGATGAAAAAATAAGAGAGGAATATGAGAAGAATAAGAAGTTAAAAAATGACCCTAGAGTTACTAAGATAGGAGATTTTTTAAGAAGGACTTCTATGGATGAGTTTCCTCAATTTATAAATGTATTAAAGGGAGAGATGTCCTTTGTAGGACCTAGACCTTATCTCTTTAGAGAGAAAAAAGATATGAAACATTATTATGAAAAGATAATACAGGCTAAACCAGGAATAACAGGAATGTGGCAAACACATGGAAGAAGTGATACTGATTTTGATGAGAGATTGGTATTAGATGAGTACTATTATAGGAACTGGTGCTTGTGGTTAGATGTGGTAATAATAGTTAAGACAATAAAGAATGTAATTTATAAAAAAGGAGCATGCTAA